Within Dysosmobacter sp. Marseille-Q4140, the genomic segment GGGGCCGCGGACCCCAGAGAGCTGTTCGAGGCGGCCAAGGCCGCCTATGAGAAGGGCGACATGCGGACCGTGGGCGTGGACCTGTCCTGCACCGTCGCCGCCGGAGTCCCCTGTACCCTGACCGCCGCCGACCGGGACGGCCACGCCGTCACCGTCACCGGTCCCGTGCCGGAGGCCGCCCGGACCCGCGCCCTCACCGGCGCGGACCTGGAGGCCCGCCTGCGCAAGACCGGCGGCACCGCCTACCGCTGCGAAACGGTGGTGACGGCGGTGGACGAGGGCCTGTCCCTCTCCGCCAGCGCCGTCAACGGCCTGCGCCGCGACGCCCTGGCGGCCCTGACGGAGGCCCGGACCGCGCCGCCTGCGCGCCGCCTGCTGCCCCAGCCCCCGGCGCCGGAGGACACCTGCTCCGCCGCCGAACCGGCGCTGACCGTGTCGGTGGCCCGGCGGGACCAGCTGACGGAGGACCTTCTCTCCCTGGGCCCCGCCCGGGTGTATGTGCCCCTGGAGGTTCTGGCGGACATGGACGCCCTGCCGGCGGGCCGGACGGAGTGGTGCGCCGCGCTGCCCCGGGTGTGGCGGGACCGGGACGAGGAGACGCTCCGGTCCTGGCTGGAGCGGGCCGGAGAGCTGGGCGTCACCGGTGCGCTGCTGGGCAACATCGGCCATGTGCCCCTGACCGAGGGGCTGGGCCTGACCCGGTACGGCGACTTCGGCCTCAACGTGTTCAACAGCCGCTCCCTGGAGTATCTCCGCCGCAAGGGGCTGCAGGGCGCCTGCGTGTCCTTTGAGCTGCGCTTTTCCCAGATCCGGGATCTCGCCAAGTGCCTGCCGGCGGAGGCCATCGTCTACGGCCGCCTGCCCCTGATGATCACGGAGCACGACCTCACCGCCGGAGGCGTCACGGCCCTGCGGGACCGGACCGGGGCGGAGTTCCCCCTGCTTAGCGCCTTCGGCCGCCGGACGGAGATCCAGAACAGCCGCCCGCTGTGGCTGGCGGACCGGACCGACTGGCGCCGCCTGGGCCTGGCCCACGCCCGCCTGCGCTTCACCACCGAGACGGCGGCGGAGTGCGTCCGGGTGTTCCGGGACTACCTGACCGGCGCCGCGCCGGAGGGGACTTTTACCCGGGGCCTCTACGAGCGGGGTGTGGAATGAGGGCTCCGGCGGAGAAAATCCGCTCCTATCCGTAATATATCATTTAAATTCTACGAATTGTATTTACTTTTGGAGTTTCATATGGAAGAGATCAAGGTAAAATACTTTGTGGACGATATCGACGAGCTGTGCTACGTGGACGGCAAATCCGACTGGATCGACCTCCACGCGGCGGAGGACGTGACCATGAAGGCCGGGGAGTTCCGGCTGATCCCCCTGGGGGTAGCCATCGCGCTGCCGGAGGGGTATGAGGCCCACATCGTCCCCCGCAGCTCCACCTTCAAAAACTACGGGCTTTTGCAGACCAACTCCATGGGCGTGGTGGACTACACCTACCGGGGCGACGGCGACCAGTGGCGGATGCCCGCCTACGCCACCCGGGACGTGACCATCGAGAAAAACGCCCGGATCTGCCAGTTCCGCATCGTGAAAAACCAGCCGCCCCTGCGCTTCGTGCGGGTGGAGCGGCTGGAGGGGCCGGACCGGGGCGGCTTCGGCTCCACGGGAAAGTGAGGCGCGCCATGGCAAGGATCGTACTGGCCTCCGCCTCCCCCCGGCGGCAGGAGCTGCTGCGGCGCATCGGCCTCACGGACTTCACCGTCCGGGTGCCGAACGTGGAGGAGGCCTTTCCCGAGGGGCTGAGCCCCCAGGAGACGGTGAAATACATCTCCCGGGAGAAGTCCCAGGCCGTGGACGCCGCGGAGGATGAAATTGTCATCACCGCCGACACCATGGTGTTTCTGGACGGGCAGAAGCTGGGCAAGCCCGCGGACGAATCGGAGGCCCTGGCCATGCTGACGGCCCTCCAGGGCCGCCACCACACGGTCTGCACCGGCGTCACCGTCCGCCTGGGCAGCCGCATGGAGACCGAGGCTGAGACCACGGAGGTATACTTCCGCCCGGTGAGCCGGGAGGAGCTCCTGGCCTACATCGCCACCGGCGAGCCCATGGACAAGGCCGGCGCTTACGGCATCCAGGGCGTGGGCGCGCTGCTGGTGGAAGGGATCCGCGGCGACTACTTCAACGTGATGGGCCTGCCGGTGCTGCGGCTGAGCCGGATGCTGAGCCGTTTCGGCGTGCATCTGCTGGTATGAGCGTGAATTGACAGTCGGGAGGGGTCCCCTTTGAAAAACTTTCTGAAAGAACACGGCCTGTGGGTCCTCTTTGCCGCGGCAGTCATCGCCGTGGCCCTGGCCTGCATGTCCTTTTTCTCCGCCAACTCGGCGCCCCTGACCAACCTGGCGGGGATCATCGCCTCCCCCTTCCGGGCCGCCTACACGGCGGTGGCGGACTGGATCAGCGACAAGCAGAAGTACTATGAGGACTACACGGCCCTGGAGGAGGAAAACGCGGCGCTGAAACAGCAGATCGCCGAGATGGAGGAGGCCGTCCGCCGGTCGGAGAAGCTGGAGGAGGAAAACGCCAACTACCGGGATCTGCTGAACCTGCAGCAGGCCCACCGGGACCTGACCAGCGACATGGAGTCCGCCTACGTGATCGAACACGAGGTCACCAACTGGACCTCCTCCCTGACGCTGAACAAGGGCACCGCCAACGGCGTGGAGGTGGGCGACTGCGTCATGGACGCCACCGGCGCCCTGGTGGGCCTGGTGGATAAGGCCGGATACAACTGGTGCCGGGTCCTGACCATCGTGGACACGGACACCTCCATCGGCGCCCAGGTGTTCCGGACCAAGGACCTGGGTCTGGCGGAGGGCGACTTCGCCCTGATGCGCCAGGGCCGCCTGCGGCTGGGCGTCCTGCCCGCCGACTGCCAGCTGCTGGCCGGCGACCTGGTGGAGACCTCGGGCCTGGGCGAGTATCTGCCCTCCGGCCTGGTGATCGGCACCGTGGAGGAGGTCCAGGTGGACGACTCCGGCGCCACCTCCTATGCCGTCCTGGTCCCCAAGGTGGACTTTGACAGCCTGAACCAGGTGTTCATCATCAAATCCTTCGACATCGTGCCCTGAGGCCGATGCGGCTTTTTGGAGAGGAGGTCCCGCCGTGCTGGCCCGAAATGAGATCATCTTCAAGTGGTCCCTGTACGCCGGGGCCACCGTGCTGCTTTTGCTGCTGCAGGGGTCCCTGCTGCAGCGCATCACCCTCTGGGGCGTGATCCCCTTTTTGTACCCCGCTCTGGCGGCGGTGCTGGGCAACTATGAAAACCCGGTGCCCAGCTCCATCTTCGGCCTGGGGCTGGGCGTGGTGTGCGACCTGCTTTTGCCGGGCCCCATCCCCTGTCTGTATACCCTGGTGTTTCCCCTGGCGGCCCTCAGCGGCGCCCTGATCTCCAAGAGCCTGCTGAAGGCCGGGTGGCTGTGCGCCCTGGTGTCCGCCGCCGCGGGCTTTTTGCTGACGGATCTGTTCCGCTGCCTGCTGCTGTGGGCCGCCAGCAAGCCCGCCTGGGGGGCGGGCCTGTGGGTGATGGTCCGGGAGTTCGCGGCCACCGCACCCTTTTTGCTGCTGGCGGTGCCGCTGTTCTCCGCCGTCCACCGCCGGGTCCATCTATACGACTGATCCCTGAAAAGGAGTTTCCATGGAGCGACGAGAATTTCCAAATCTGCGGCTGTACATCCTGGGCGGCTTCGTGCTGCTGGTCCTTCTGATCTATCTGGGGGTACTGTACGACACCCAGGTCAACGACCACGAGGACTACCTGGCCCAGTCCATCCGCACCATTACCCAGCCGGAGACCGTAGAGGCCTCCCGGGGCATCGTCACGGACCGGAACGGCCAGGTGCTGGTCTCCAACCGGTCCACATACAGCCTCACCTTCAGCACCTCGCTGCTGAAATCCGGCGAGGATGTCAACGAGGCCATTTTGCGCCTGGTGCGGCTGTGTCAGAAGCAGGAGGTCACCTGGGTGGACAACCTGCCCATCTCCCAGACCGCTCCCTTTTCCTACACGCTGGAGGGATTGGACTCCATCCAGCGAGGCCGTTTTCTCACGTATCTCCTCAGCCTGGACGATGTGGCGGAGCCCCTGGGGTCCTATCTGCTCCAGCACTCCGGGCTGCTGGAGCAGACGGATGAGGACGGCACCGTCACCAACGCCGCCGATGAGATCCTGGCCGACGCCACCCTCACGGACCAGCAGAAGGGGGCGAAGCTGGCGGAAAAGCTGCCCTCCTCCGCCCTGACGGAGGAGCTGCTGACGGCCATCGGCATCTCCGCCCACAAGCTGGTGGAGCTCATGCGGGCCAGCTTTGAACTGCCTGCCATCTACTCCCTCAACGAGGCCCGGCTGGTGCTGGGGGTCCGGTACGAGCTGAAGCTGCGGTCCCTGATCGACAACATCCCCTCCTACGTGATGGCGGAGGACATCGACACCGCCTTTGTCTCCATGCTCAGTGACGGCAATTTCGCCGGCGCCAAGGTCAGCGCCTCCAGCGTCCGGGAGTATCAGACCGCCTACGCCGCCCATATCCTGGGGTATACCACCGGCATTCAGTCCGGCGACGACATGGAAGCCCTGCGGGAGAAGGGCTACAACTCCGACGACAAGATCGGCCGCACCGGCGTGGAGGCCGCCTTTGAGGAATATCTCCGGGGCCGGGACGGCGTGCGCATCGTCTCCACCAACGCCGACGGCAAGATCACCGGTGAGTACTACTCCAAGGAGCCGGAGCCCGGCAACACCGTGGAGCTGACCATCGACCTGGATCTGCAAAAGACCGTGGAGGATGCCCTGGCGGCCACCATCACCCGGATGAATCAGCAGGACCCGGACGAGACCCGGGGCGGCGCCGCCGTGGTGGAGCAGGTGGGCACCGGGGAGATCCTGGCCATCGCCTCCTATCCCACCTATGACCTGTCCACCTGGCGCCGCAGCGATGTGTACGCCCAGCTGTCGGCGGACAAGGCCAACCCCTTCTGGAACCGGGCCACCAGCACCCCCTATGCCCCCGGCTCCACCCTCAAGCCCCTGACCGCCGTGGCCGCGCTGGAGTCCGGCGCCACCACCCTGACGGAGAAGATCCGGGATACGGGCCGCTGGTACTATCCCGGCGACCCCAACAGCTACACCAACTGCTGGAAAACCAGCGGCCACGGCCTGCTGAACGTCACCGGCGCCATCACCAACTCCTGCAACTACTTCTTCGCCGAGATGGGCTACCGCATGGGCATGGATACCTTCGTGGAGTACCTGTCGGCTTTCGGCCTGGGCTCCCCCACGGGCATCGAGATCGGCGACGCCGCCGGCACCCTGCCTGAAAACCCGCCGGGCCAGAACCTGGCTCCCTGGGCCGCCTACGGCCAGGCCAACCAGGAGTACACCCCGCTGCAGCTGGCCAACTATGTGGCCACGCTGGTCTCCGGCGGCAAGCACTGCGAGGCGCACCTCCTGAAGGCCGTCAAGTCCTATGACAACTCCCAGGTCCTGGCCACCGGCAACACCGAGGCCCTGAACACTGTGAAAATGGCGGATTCCACCCTGGAGGCCGCGAAGGAGGGCATGCTGGGCTACACCCAGCCGGGCGGCCAGCTGTACACCTATTTCACCCAGTGCGTAGTCACCGCCGGCGCCAAGACCGGCACCGCCCAGCTGGGCGGCGACCAGACCAACAACGGCGTGTTCGTGTGCTTCGCCCCCTATGACGACCCGGAGATCGTGGTGTCCATCGCCATCGAGCACGGCTCCGCCGGCGCCAACCTGGCCTCCACCGCCGTGGAGATCCTGAACGCCTATTTCACCGCCGACGAGGTCGGCACCGCCGTGATCGGCGAACACCAACTGCTTGAGTAAGGAGGATCGCCTCCCATGAGCGAACCCTTTGTCTTTGACCCCCGCTACGGCCTGTGTAAGTCGCCCTTCGGCGCCGCCGTCTGCGGGACCACCGTATCTCTGCACTGCCGTCCCCTGGCCTCCGAGGGCTTTACCCACTGCGCCCTGGTGATGCGCCGGGAGTTCTCCGGCCAGCAGGAGGAGCGGGAGCTCTACCAGGACGGCGTGGACGGAGAGCGGATCCGCTTCTCCCTGAACTTCACCGCCCCGGCGGAGCCGGAGCTGGTGTGGTACCACTTCCGCTTCTGGCGGGACGACGGCTCCGGCTGCGACCTGGACAAAACCGGCTACCGCAGCGACGGGCAGGTCCATCCCTGGCAGCTGACGGTCTACCGGGAGAGCCGCACACCAGGGTGGTTCGGCAGCGGCGTTGTATACCAAATTTTTCCAGACCGTTTCTGCCGCCTGCCGTCGGACAAGGCGGACCCGGCGGGCCTGGTGGGCAGCCGCTGGGTCCATCAGGAGTGGTCCGACACGCCGGAGTGGCGGCCGGACCCGGACGGGGAGATCCGCAACCGGGACTTCTTCGGCGGCTCTCTCCGGGGCATCACCTCCAAGCTGCCGTATCTGGCGGACCTGGGCGTGACCACGCTGTATTTGAACCCCATCTTTGAGTCCGCCTCCAACCACCGCTACAACACCGCCGACTACACCCGCATCGACCCCATGCTGGGCACGGAGCAGGACCTGCGGGACCTGTGCGACGCGGCCCACGCCAGGGGGATGCGGGTGATCCTGGACGGCGTGTTCAACCACACCGGCTCCCAGAGCATCTACTTTAACGCCGATGGCTTCTACCCCTCCCTGGGCGCGGCCCAGAGCCGGGAGTCCCCCTACTTCGGCTGGTACTCCTTTCACCCCTGGCCGGAGGACTACGACTCCTGGTGGGGCATCCGCACCCTTCCGGCGGTCCGGGAGGAGAACCCCGGCTATGTGGACTACATCATCGGCGCTCCCAACTCCATCATCCGCCGCTGGCTGCGCTGCGGCGTGGACGGCTGGCGGCTGGACGTGGCCGACGAGCTGCCCGACTGGTTCATTGAGAAGATCCGGGAGGCCATGGAGGATACCAAGCCCGGCAGCTTCCTGCTGGGCGAGGTCTGGGAGGACGCCAGCAACAAGATCGCCTACTCCCAGCGCCGCCGGTATCTCCTGGGCCAGGAGCTCCACGGCGTCATGAACTACCCCTTCCGCACCGCCCTGCTGGCCTATCTCCAGGGCGGGAACGCCGCCGCCTTCCAGGAGGCCATGGAGACCATCCGGGAGAACTATCCCCCCTCTGCTTTCTACTCCGCTCTGAACTTCCTGGGCACCCACGACACCCCCCGCATCCTGACGGTGCTGGGCGCCGACCATGTGCCCCAGACCAAGGAGGAGCGGGCAGCCTACTGCCTCTCCCCCGCCGAGCGGGAGCGTGGCGAGGCCCTGCTGCGGCTGGCGGTGCTGATGCTGTTCTCCTTCCCCGGCGCTCCCATGATCTACTACGGCGACGAGGCCGGCATGGAGGGCTTTGAGGATCCCTTCAACCGGGGCGGCTACCCCTGGGGCAGCGAACGCCGGGACCTGCTGGAGCGCTTTGCCCGGCTCAGCCGCCTGCGCCAGACCCGCCCCTCCCTGTCCCGGGGCCGGTTCCGGTGGCTGTCCGCCTCCGGACCCCTGCTGGCCTTCGCCCGGGAGACGGAGTCGGAGCGGGCAGTGACGGTGGTCAACGCCGGAGCCGAGACCCGGACGCTGACCCTGCCCTGGCACTGGGCGCCGCCCAGAGATCTTTTGACCGGCCGGATCTATCCCGCCGGAGACGGGCTGCTGACCCTGACCCTGCCGCCCCGGACGGGGCTGCTGCTGAGCTGATCGCCTCTCTGCCCCGGATGTTTCACGTGAAACATCCGGGGCGTTTGTTTGTTCTTCGGCAGCATGTTTCACGTGAAACACCCTGGTGACGGCCTTCGTGTTTTTTTGATTTGCCCTTGCAAGTGTCGATACACCTTGATATAATAATGCATTGAACGCAAGGATTTGAGAAAGTAGGTGTCCCTTTGGCAAAAACCATTGCAATCGTCAATCAAAAGGGCGGCGTCGGCAAGACTACCACCTGCGTGAACCTGGCCGCCACCTTGACGGAAGCCGGGCAGAAGGTGCTGCTGTGCGACTTTGATCCCCAGGCCAACTCCACCTCCGGCATGGGCGTGGACAAAACCGTTTCCAAGGGTGTCTATCAGGTCCTCATCGGCGAGATCCAGGCCCGGGAGGCTGTGGCGCGCACCCGTTTCGGGGATGTGCTTCCTTCCAACAAGGCCCTGGCCGGCGCCGGAATTGAGCTGATCGGCATGGACAAGCGGGAGTTTTTGCTGCGGGATGCCCTGGACCAGCTGCGTGAGGACTATGATTTCATCCTCATTGACTGCCCGCCCTCCCTGGAGCTGCTGACGCTGAACGCGCTTTGCGCCGCTGACGCGATTTTAGTGCCGGTTCAGGGGGAATACTACGCCCTGGAGGGCCTCAGCGACCTGATGAACACGGTGCGCATCGTGCGCCGCTCCCTCAACCCCAAGCTGGAGCTGGAGGGCGTGCTGCTGACCATGTTTGACGGCCGCACCAATCTGGCGCTGCAGGTGGCGGAGGAGGTCAAGCACTACTTCCCCGGCAAGGTCTACGCCACGGTGATCCCCCGGAACGTCCGTCTCAGCGAGGCCCCCAGCCACGGAAAACCCATCACCGCCTACGACCGCTCCTCCCGGGGCGCCGAGGCGTACACCGCCTTTGCCGCGGAATTTTTGAAGCGGCAAAAGGGCTGATCTTTGGAAAGGAGGGTGCGTATGGCATCCAAAAAACCCTCCGGCCTGGGCCGCGGCCTGGGCGCGCTGCTGGGCGACGAGGCGCTGAAAAGCGAGGCCGCCGGCAGTCTGTATGTGGACATCTCCCAGGTGGAGAGTTATTCCGCCCAGCCCCGGAAGTATTTTGACGAGGCCGCCCTGGCGGAGCTGGCGGAGTCCATCCGCCTCCACGGCATCATCCAGCCCCTGACCGTCCGGAAGCTGGCCTCCGGCTACTATCAGATCATCGCCGGCGAGCGCCGCTGGCGGGCCGCAAGACTGGCCGGCCTGCGGGAGGTGCCCGTGGTGGTGGTGGAGGCCGACGACCGCAAGGCCGCCGAGCTGGCCATGATCGAGAACCTCCAGCGGGAGGACCTGAACCCCATGGAGGAGGCCGCCGGCTTCCAGGTGCTGATCGACACCTATCACATGACCCAGGAGGAGGCCGCCGCCCAGGTGGGCAAGTCCCGCAGCGCCGTGGCCAACGCCCTGCGGCTGCTGTCTCTGAGCGCGCCGGTGGCCAAGCTGGTGGAGGAGGGCAAGCTCTCCGCCGGCCACGCCCGGGCCCTGGTGCCCCTCTCCCCTGCTCTTCAGGAGCGGGCCGCGGAGGCAGTGGTCAGCGGCGGGCTGTCCGTGCGGCAGACCGAGGCCCTGGTCAAGCGCCTGTCCGCTGAGAAAAAGGAGCCGAAACCGGCTCCGGATGGCCCGGACTACACCGCCGAGGCCCAGAAGGACCTGAGCTCCCGGCTGGGCCGGGGCGTCCGGATCGTCACCGGCCGGAAAAAGGGCCGTATTGAGCTGGAATACTACGGGATGGACGACCTGAACGATCTGCTGGAGGCCTTGGCTCTCCTGCGGATGAAGAAGCGGAACTCCAACCCCTGAAAGGAACCAAAGCATGATGAAACTGGAAAAACGCAGCGACGGGCAGGGCGAGCCCAATCCCGATCGGCAGCCGGAGACGGTGCCCACCGGGAAAAAGCCCGTCGTGGTCTATATCATGATCCTCTTTATCGCGGCCTTTTTGCTGATGGCGCTGTCCTTCTTTATGCACCAGCGCAGCAACACGGAGGCGCTGGGCGAATTGCAGCACTCCGTCACCGCCATGCAGGAGGTCCAGGCCACTCAGGAGAAAATCATTGAGCTCCAGGAGGAGCTGGCCCAGGTCCAGGAGGATCAGCAGGACCTGAAGGAAACCGAACAGGATCTCCAGCAGGAGCTGGACGATGCCCAGGCCCAGGAGCAGGCGCTGCTGGGACTGTACACCCTGCAGCAGCAGTACGCCGCCGGAGATCTGGATGCCTGCCGCGCCACCATCGGGGAGATGGAGAGCGCCGGCTATGACCGGCTTTTGTCCAATGAGGCACCGGAGGAGGGGGTCACCTCCCCCGCCCAGCGGTTCGAGGAACTGCGCCAGGCTGTGGAGGGCCAGGCGGGCTGAGGATCGCCCCGCAGCAATGCACATCCGCCATGTTTCACGTGAAACACGACTTTATTTCAGATCAGAGGAGAGAGAATACCATGCTGGATATTCGATTTATCCGGGAGAATCCCGACGCTGTCAAGGAAAATATCAAGAAAAAGTTCCAGGACGCCAAGCTGCCCCTGGTGGATGAGGTCATCGAACTGGATGCCAAGCGCCGCGCCGCCATTGCCGAGGCCGACCAGCTGCGCTCCAACCGCAACACCCTCTCCAAGCAGATCGGCATGCTGATGGGCCAGGCCAAGAAGGACCCCTCCAAGCTGGCGGAGGCCGAGGCCGTGAAGGCCCAGGTCAAGGAGCAGGCGGACCGCCTGGCGGAGCTGGAGAAGCAGGAGACGGAGCTGGAGGCCGCTTTGCACAAGGATATGCTGCTGATCCCCCAGATGATCGACGACTCCGTGCCCCTGGGCCCCGACGACTCCTGCAACGTGGAGGTGGAGCGCTTCGGCGAGGCCAAGGTGCCCGACTTCCCCATCCCCTATCACACCGAGATCATGGAGTCCTTCGGCGGCATCGACCTGGACGCCGCCGGCCGGGTCTCCGGCAACGGCTTCTACTATCTGCTGGGCGACATCGCCCGGCTCCATGAGGCCGTGCTGGCCTACGGCCGGGACTTTATGATCAACAAGGGCTTTACCTACTGCATCCCCCCCTTCATGATCCACGGCAACGTGGTGGAGGGCGTCATGTCCCAGACCGACATGGAGGGCATGATGTACAAGATCGAGGGCGAGGACCTGTATCTGATCGGCACGTCCGAGCACTCCATGATCGGCCGGTTCATCGACCAGATCCTGCCGGTGGAGAGCCTGCCCCAGACCCTGACCTCTTACTCCCCCTGCTTCCGTAAGGAGAAAGGAGCCCATGGCATCGAGGAGCGGGGTGTCTACCGCATCCACCAGTTTGAGAAGCAGGAGATGATCGTGGTCTGCAAGCCCGAGGAGTCCAAGGACTGGTATGAGAAGCTGTGGCGCTACTCCGTGGAGCTGTTCCGCTCCCTGGATATTCCCGTGCGGCAGCTGGAGTGCTGCTCCGGCGACCTGGCGGACCTGAAGGTCAAGTCCTGCGACATCGAGGCCTGGTCTCCCCGCCAGCAGAAGTTCTTTGAGGTCTGCTCCTGCTCCAACCTGGGTGACGCCCAGGCCCGGCGCCTGCGGATCCGCTACAAGGATGAGAACGGCAAGATGCAGCTGTGCCACACCCTCAACAACACCTGCGTGGCTCCGCCCCGCATGCTGATCGCCTTCCTGGAGAACAACCTCCAGGCCGACGGCACCGTGGTCATCCCCGAGGTCCTGCGGCCCTACATGGGCGGCACGGAGAAGCTGGTGCCCAAAAAATAAGCCCCCCAGCCGTTTGATGTAATACAATTCGTATTATTCCAATAGTAAAATACAAATAGTGAAACCCGTTTCCAGCCAATACAAGGAGGTCGGGACCATGAAGCGTACCCTTTGCGCCATTTTATCGGCTGTATTCCTGTCCATGCTGGCAATCCCTTGCGCCGCAGCGGATACAGCCGCTCCCCTCCTGGCGGCGGAGCGGACCTACACCCCCTTTTCCGACATTCCGGCCGGGGCGTGGTACGCGGACGCCGTGAAGCTGTGCTATGAGACCGGCGTCTTTAACGGCACCTCCGACACCGCCTTCTCCCCCCAGGCGGGGCTCACCAATGCCCAGCTGGAGGTGCTGGCCGCCCGGGTAAAGTGGCGGCTGGAGGGAAACACCGGCGACCTGCCCGCCGTACCGGCGGACACCGGCGCCGTGTCCATCACCCTGCCGGACGGCACTGTCTATGACGCCGCCTCCTTCGTTCAGGTCAACAATACAGGCCTGGGCGGCGCGGCCATCCCCCGGGGCGACTTCATTATCACGCTGGCCGGGGACTATCTGGACGGCAAGTCCCCCGCCTATGTCACAGTGACGGTGGACGGGAGCCTCACCTTCCGGGCCAACCAGGACCGGGCCAACAGCTACGATCCCCTCTTCTATATGTACCGCTACCACATCCAGGGGGCGGACTACGGCGCCCACGACCCCATGGTCCGGATCAACACCTTCTCCGACAGCGACGGCGCCAGCGCCGGCGCCTGGTACTGGAGCGGAGACTGCTATCTGCGCAGCCTCCCCGGCGCCATGGACGCCGCCCTGCCGGACACGCTGACGGAGCAGGCCACCCGCTACGATGCGGCGGCGGTCATGGCCCTCATCGCGGGAGAGGATCTGCTCGCTCCTCTCAGCAGCGCCGTCCCGGCGGATACAGACCGGGCGGATGTGACCGCCCTCTATCAGGCGGGGATCCTGACCGGCACGGACGACCAGGGCACCTTCAACGGCAAGGGCACGCTGACCCGGGCCCAGTTCGCCGTGATCCTGGCCCGGCTGCTGGACCCCGCTCAGCGGGTGTCCGCGGAGGGCTGAGGGTCCAGCGGGCGCGACACAAAGGAAAGGTAATCGATTTATGTCCAAAAGCAAAGGCTTTATTTCCGAATTCAAGCAGTTCATCGCCCGGGGC encodes:
- a CDS encoding U32 family peptidase translates to MRPELLSPAGSPEALRAAVQNGADAVYLGWGTFNARQGAKNFSDAEFADALLYCHERGVRVFLTLNTLVTDRELPRALDTAAAAARLGVDAVLVQDWGLFLLLRQMLPDLPVHASTQMSAFTAGAAKLLAADGCERVVLARECSAADTAAICAACPAEIEIFAHGALCMCYSGQCEMSALIGGRSGNRGRCAQPCRLPYAAVGGKKGNPYPLSLKDNCMAASLEEAAEMGVSCLKLEGRMKRPEYVAVVTRIYDRLLAEGRGPTAAEAAELEAAFSRSGFTDGYWQGHTGKDMFGTRPAGAADPRELFEAAKAAYEKGDMRTVGVDLSCTVAAGVPCTLTAADRDGHAVTVTGPVPEAARTRALTGADLEARLRKTGGTAYRCETVVTAVDEGLSLSASAVNGLRRDALAALTEARTAPPARRLLPQPPAPEDTCSAAEPALTVSVARRDQLTEDLLSLGPARVYVPLEVLADMDALPAGRTEWCAALPRVWRDRDEETLRSWLERAGELGVTGALLGNIGHVPLTEGLGLTRYGDFGLNVFNSRSLEYLRRKGLQGACVSFELRFSQIRDLAKCLPAEAIVYGRLPLMITEHDLTAGGVTALRDRTGAEFPLLSAFGRRTEIQNSRPLWLADRTDWRRLGLAHARLRFTTETAAECVRVFRDYLTGAAPEGTFTRGLYERGVE
- a CDS encoding dUTP diphosphatase, yielding MEEIKVKYFVDDIDELCYVDGKSDWIDLHAAEDVTMKAGEFRLIPLGVAIALPEGYEAHIVPRSSTFKNYGLLQTNSMGVVDYTYRGDGDQWRMPAYATRDVTIEKNARICQFRIVKNQPPLRFVRVERLEGPDRGGFGSTGK
- the maf gene encoding septum formation protein Maf — translated: MARIVLASASPRRQELLRRIGLTDFTVRVPNVEEAFPEGLSPQETVKYISREKSQAVDAAEDEIVITADTMVFLDGQKLGKPADESEALAMLTALQGRHHTVCTGVTVRLGSRMETEAETTEVYFRPVSREELLAYIATGEPMDKAGAYGIQGVGALLVEGIRGDYFNVMGLPVLRLSRMLSRFGVHLLV
- the mreC gene encoding rod shape-determining protein MreC: MKNFLKEHGLWVLFAAAVIAVALACMSFFSANSAPLTNLAGIIASPFRAAYTAVADWISDKQKYYEDYTALEEENAALKQQIAEMEEAVRRSEKLEEENANYRDLLNLQQAHRDLTSDMESAYVIEHEVTNWTSSLTLNKGTANGVEVGDCVMDATGALVGLVDKAGYNWCRVLTIVDTDTSIGAQVFRTKDLGLAEGDFALMRQGRLRLGVLPADCQLLAGDLVETSGLGEYLPSGLVIGTVEEVQVDDSGATSYAVLVPKVDFDSLNQVFIIKSFDIVP
- a CDS encoding penicillin-binding protein A — its product is MERREFPNLRLYILGGFVLLVLLIYLGVLYDTQVNDHEDYLAQSIRTITQPETVEASRGIVTDRNGQVLVSNRSTYSLTFSTSLLKSGEDVNEAILRLVRLCQKQEVTWVDNLPISQTAPFSYTLEGLDSIQRGRFLTYLLSLDDVAEPLGSYLLQHSGLLEQTDEDGTVTNAADEILADATLTDQQKGAKLAEKLPSSALTEELLTAIGISAHKLVELMRASFELPAIYSLNEARLVLGVRYELKLRSLIDNIPSYVMAEDIDTAFVSMLSDGNFAGAKVSASSVREYQTAYAAHILGYTTGIQSGDDMEALREKGYNSDDKIGRTGVEAAFEEYLRGRDGVRIVSTNADGKITGEYYSKEPEPGNTVELTIDLDLQKTVEDALAATITRMNQQDPDETRGGAAVVEQVGTGEILAIASYPTYDLSTWRRSDVYAQLSADKANPFWNRATSTPYAPGSTLKPLTAVAALESGATTLTEKIRDTGRWYYPGDPNSYTNCWKTSGHGLLNVTGAITNSCNYFFAEMGYRMGMDTFVEYLSAFGLGSPTGIEIGDAAGTLPENPPGQNLAPWAAYGQANQEYTPLQLANYVATLVSGGKHCEAHLLKAVKSYDNSQVLATGNTEALNTVKMADSTLEAAKEGMLGYTQPGGQLYTYFTQCVVTAGAKTGTAQLGGDQTNNGVFVCFAPYDDPEIVVSIAIEHGSAGANLASTAVEILNAYFTADEVGTAVIGEHQLLE
- a CDS encoding alpha-glucosidase C-terminal domain-containing protein; translated protein: MSEPFVFDPRYGLCKSPFGAAVCGTTVSLHCRPLASEGFTHCALVMRREFSGQQEERELYQDGVDGERIRFSLNFTAPAEPELVWYHFRFWRDDGSGCDLDKTGYRSDGQVHPWQLTVYRESRTPGWFGSGVVYQIFPDRFCRLPSDKADPAGLVGSRWVHQEWSDTPEWRPDPDGEIRNRDFFGGSLRGITSKLPYLADLGVTTLYLNPIFESASNHRYNTADYTRIDPMLGTEQDLRDLCDAAHARGMRVILDGVFNHTGSQSIYFNADGFYPSLGAAQSRESPYFGWYSFHPWPEDYDSWWGIRTLPAVREENPGYVDYIIGAPNSIIRRWLRCGVDGWRLDVADELPDWFIEKIREAMEDTKPGSFLLGEVWEDASNKIAYSQRRRYLLGQELHGVMNYPFRTALLAYLQGGNAAAFQEAMETIRENYPPSAFYSALNFLGTHDTPRILTVLGADHVPQTKEERAAYCLSPAERERGEALLRLAVLMLFSFPGAPMIYYGDEAGMEGFEDPFNRGGYPWGSERRDLLERFARLSRLRQTRPSLSRGRFRWLSASGPLLAFARETESERAVTVVNAGAETRTLTLPWHWAPPRDLLTGRIYPAGDGLLTLTLPPRTGLLLS
- a CDS encoding ParA family protein; amino-acid sequence: MAKTIAIVNQKGGVGKTTTCVNLAATLTEAGQKVLLCDFDPQANSTSGMGVDKTVSKGVYQVLIGEIQAREAVARTRFGDVLPSNKALAGAGIELIGMDKREFLLRDALDQLREDYDFILIDCPPSLELLTLNALCAADAILVPVQGEYYALEGLSDLMNTVRIVRRSLNPKLELEGVLLTMFDGRTNLALQVAEEVKHYFPGKVYATVIPRNVRLSEAPSHGKPITAYDRSSRGAEAYTAFAAEFLKRQKG